Genomic DNA from Paenibacillus donghaensis:
TACCTTCCCTTACTGACCTCCCACCTTGAAAGCGGCGACTTCCAGGTGCTGTCCGAAGAATCGTTTGATTTAGGAAAAACTAAGAAACGCCATGGCAGAATCCTTCCTATTACTGCTGAAGAAGGCAGTCATCTTCTGAAGGCGTTCGGCGACGATTAATCCTGATAACTAAAATACCAAAATATGAAGAGGGTATTCTCCAAGCTAAGAAATATAGCTTGAGAATGCCCTCTGTTCATGTGGTCCGGCACAAACTCAGTTCATTATACTTGCGGGAATATTGCTGCTTTATAATGAGGAATTGCCTGAATATTATGGAATTCCGCAACTTCAATACCTTCAAAGACTTCGATAAAAGCCTGATTCACATAGCTGTGTGTAGTGCCTTTGCGAAGCGGGGAAATGGTCAGGTGTAGTTCTTGATTCTCCAGCTCATCTTTGAATTCCTTGAGTCCAATATTCCACGGATGACCATAATGAATATGATCCGTAAGCAATCGGCCTGACAGAAATGCGTTCGCTACATCTCCATCGTAATTAATTTGGAGCGACACATTTTCTACCTGCTCAGGCCACTCTGAATCAATATTCAGCAGAGCTGCGCGATCAGATGGATAAGTCACATTCACTTGAGGTGTGTATTCCGCTACACTGATGCGGTAAGTGAGGAACACACCGTCTTGTTCTGCCGCGTCAATCGAACCAGTGCGGAGTGACATCTGGAAATCCGGGGCTGGATAGATAGAGGCTGTGAATTCTGCTGCATCCGGGGAATTACATATCAATTGGTTAGACTGAGTAAATAAATGCAAACCCTTGTTTCCGTTGTCAGCAATGACTAATCGTTCTTGTCCCCAGAGGGAGAAGAGATAGGTGCCGAGAGCCTCCTTACGGGTTAAGGTGAGGAGGGTAAAGGTTCCCCCATCCTTCAGCGTGATATTAACCTGATGGCTTTTTCCCACCGCAGGGGTAATGATCCATTGATCCAAGGTTAGTTCCGCAGACCCTGCGCCTGCATCGATGCTTTGAATCTCTTCAGCATGGAGAATAATTTCTGCCTTCATCCCCTCATGCGCAAAGAAAACAACGGTGGTATGCGCACCATCCTTCAAGCGGGTGAGCAATTGGGTTGTGGCGCTGATGAGCTGCAGTCCGTCCAAATTCAGATTGAAGGGAAGCACGACACCTAAATCTTTTCCCAGTTTAATAGAGCCGCTGTGTGGGAAACTAACGGGTCCTCGTTTGGTAAGCAGCTCGATACGCAGATCCCGTTCAGGCATTTCCAGCTGATCCTGGAAATTGTTCAGGAACACAAAACCGGAGTCATCTCTTTGCCGCAAACACCAGCGGAGAGAAGTGGTATCTTCTGGCTTAAGTTCATTTTGACCTTCAGGAATAACCGTCCCCATGGGAGCCAAGATGTCACCAAAGGCCTCTAGAAAGAGAGAAAGTGTGCGAATGCGGTGATAAGAAGGGCCAACTCGTCCAAATTCACCAAGTGGCGATTGATAATCATATGTGATCTTAGGCAGGGAAGTTTCATTCATATAAGAATGTTTACCCACCGGATTAGAGCCGCCATGATACATATAATAGCCCAGCATAT
This window encodes:
- a CDS encoding beta-galactosidase yields the protein MNTINRTVSYTLDTPDKRITPGKLSNQGGNNPDGKSFGFTNYYMTQNGLPFIPVVGEFHFSRFSYLQWEEELLKMKAGGVHIVATYVFWNFHEEEEGKFDWSENRNLRHFVDLCTKIDFPLILRIGPFCHGEVRNGGIPDWVFHSPIQIRSNDPAYLTLATRLYRQISRQIKGCYFQEGGPIIAIQLDNEFMHCGAPFDSWGYKGGVYLSSGTGGREHLSELKRIALESGISPLLFTVTAWGGAAVPAEGALPMLAGYAYTSWIPNQPPSREFIYQDLHHTPVEPLDFETTEYPVAYCEMAGGMQVSYHARPFVPEASIEAMTLVKLASGSNMLGYYMYHGGSNPVGKHSYMNETSLPKITYDYQSPLGEFGRVGPSYHRIRTLSLFLEAFGDILAPMGTVIPEGQNELKPEDTTSLRWCLRQRDDSGFVFLNNFQDQLEMPERDLRIELLTKRGPVSFPHSGSIKLGKDLGVVLPFNLNLDGLQLISATTQLLTRLKDGAHTTVVFFAHEGMKAEIILHAEEIQSIDAGAGSAELTLDQWIITPAVGKSHQVNITLKDGGTFTLLTLTRKEALGTYLFSLWGQERLVIADNGNKGLHLFTQSNQLICNSPDAAEFTASIYPAPDFQMSLRTGSIDAAEQDGVFLTYRISVAEYTPQVNVTYPSDRAALLNIDSEWPEQVENVSLQINYDGDVANAFLSGRLLTDHIHYGHPWNIGLKEFKDELENQELHLTISPLRKGTTHSYVNQAFIEVFEGIEVAEFHNIQAIPHYKAAIFPQV